The genomic region TTTGTTCACGGGTTCAACTGCGGCAGCAGTTTCAACCCCGTTGTCCATGAGAAATTTCATATCCTCTTCTTCCAAAGCAACATTGAAGAGAGCGACATCATCAATAATACCTTCAGTATACCGATCATAATGTCGTGCAATGTGAAATACGCCTTCACCGGTGCCGTATCCATCTTTTTTGTTGAAATCAATCTCGGCTTCCATCTTGCCATCCACCCATATTGAGGATTTGCCGCTGGAAGCATCCGCTCGTCCGGCGATGAAGTGCCACTTGTCGTCGGCGACAACTGTGGTGCCGTGGCAGGGAAAACTTGTTGACGCGCTATCACGCAAATAGAGACTCACGGTGTTCTTGGATCCATTGTCCCAAAGAAGATACCACGGCAATACCTGCGATGTATCCTCATAGTTTTTGCCGACGAGTGAGCCGCCAACCT from Candidatus Poribacteria bacterium harbors:
- a CDS encoding LamG domain-containing protein, which produces MFLFKNVRISLASFMAIFLLIALPSFAEIDPKSITGMWLFEEGKGNVATDSSEHGNDGEIHGAKWVDGKFGKALEFDGASNWVEVPHSDTVGFKAGVSFTITLYYKGSKVGGSLVGKNYEDTSQVLPWYLLWDNGSKNTVSLYLRDSASTSFPCHGTTVVADDKWHFIAGRADASSGKSSIWVDGKMEAEIDFNKKDGYGTGEGVFHIARHYDRYTEGIIDDVALFNVALEEEDMKFLMDNGVETAAAVEPVNKLTTTWGRIKGQ